A part of Lutra lutra chromosome 2, mLutLut1.2, whole genome shotgun sequence genomic DNA contains:
- the LOC125094209 gene encoding basic proline-rich protein-like codes for MIPSGQSFVGANGSNCRPRQLPRVGTAGPPALARWTAERQSERQSEVCSTDPGVAPAGRTSFPSVYHGQCLSVQPGEQIQNRPAEPRPPEETRRPLGGRSLETSPRRRGKTVRIRARRLSPKLSDLQIPTREPKFFLKASRPRLRPGRRGQPRAPNPARVGADTPSGSSHRRPASKPPQAAPALADAPRARPGPALWAGHRGPSVGRGDPGGRSGGTRGRERRAPAGSLSLTRERHSSEAEKTARRVSLRHPERLAPTDERPRQPPRAEKPKSPRPARVRPERRRGCAGRGGGVRGEASSCRPRSLPGPSRALPGPPSPEPARLGERSSEPRRQEPRRPNLGSLPTESIGQQRAGPCAGGGAWGHLSPRGTGPRPAGGAGARRTDCGGGDRGAGDRRGQLRARPDTRVSPAGARPGRPAPGALRDWGRAERGPRGREDPGAPVPQQRPPPPVSASKLGAEPAPAPGCPASPAASRPRCPAPPAAPRPGGGGGAAPTWSGAAGPRSPGGAVTCGGGSGGGEAGASFRKGWDLRARPPPPPLPAPRSSRGLRREAAPESRAPAPPRASGRRPPPPPGPEFLPGAAPRGTAEAPRSRARVDAPAAARGRAGRNRPGRLPPRQERVPPASDPARPRQGAGRPQSRVLVAPAPDLGRPGAAPGTSGSRERRAIAPPPARAPVPRGPAGGPPPPPQDGRGPGAPGHAHLLWSVAAQGAGFNPRPDPLRPSPTGPAHPARADVLLRPRGHQPAASRRQGPSPSSVGAAHLLATKLLLVWTPLRVCAGSARACLRRRSLITLSTGSVSPSKSHP; via the exons ATGATCCCCAGTGGCCAGAGTTTCGTGGGAGCAAATGGCTCAAACTGCAGGCCCCGCCAGCTTCCCCGCGTGGGGACCGCAGGCCCTCCGGCTCTGGCCCGCTGGACGGCGGAG CGGCAGAGTGAACGTCAGTCCGAGGTCTGCAGCACCGACCCAGGGGTGGCCCCCGCGGGCCGCACTTCGTTCCCTTCCGTCTACCATGGCCAGTGCCTGAGCGTCCAACCTGGGGAGCAAATCCAGAACCGACCGGCCGAGCCGCGGCCCCCAGAGGAAACGCGCCGCCCCTTAGGAGGCCGCAGCCTGGAAACGTCTCCGCGACGCCGAGGGAAGACAGTGCGGATTCGTGCACGACGGCTGAGCCCCAAACTCTCTGATCTGCAAATACCCACGCGTGAGCCCAAGTTCTTCCTCAAAGCC AGTCGCCCTCGCCTGCGGCCAGGACGGCGGGGGCAGCCGCGCGCCCCGAACCCTGCCCGGGTCGGAGCAGACACGCCCAGCGGGAGCTCGCACCGCCGTCCGGCCTCGAAACCCCCACAGGCCGCCCCGGCTCTTGCGGACGCGCCCCGAGCACGGCCGGGCCCCGCGCTGTGGGCCGGGCACCGCGGGCCGTCCGTGGGGCGTGGGGACCCCGGGGGGCGCTCGGGCGGGACGCGCGGACGCGAGCGACGAgcaccagcagggagcctgagtctCACGCGGGAGCGACACTCCTCCGAGGCGGAGAAAACCGCGCGCCGAGTCTCCCTCCGCCACCCGGAGCGACTCGCTCCCACGGACGAGCGGCCCCGGCAGCCCCCCCGCGCGGAGAAGCCGAAAAGTCCGCGTCCTGCCCGCGTGCGGCCGGAGAGACGGCGCGGctgtgcggggcgggggggcggcgtGCGGGGCGAGGCGAGCTCGTGCCGCCCCCGGTCCCTCCCCGGCCCCTCCCGGGCCCTCCCCGGTCCCCCGTCGCCCGAGCCGGCCCGACTCGGCGAACGGTCAAGTGAGCCGCGGCGGCAGGAGCCCCGGAGGCCGAACCTGGGGTCGCTCCCGACCGAGTCCATCGGGCAACAAAGGGCCGGGCCGTGCGCGGGGGGCGGCGCGTGGGGACACCTGTCACCGCGCGGGACGGGGCCGCGGCCGGCGGGCGGCGCAGGGGCTCGGCGGACAGACTGCGGCGGCGGGGACCGAGGCGCGGGGGACAGGCGGGGGCAGCTCCGGGCGCGGCCGGACACGCGCGTCTCCCCAGCGGGGGCTCGGCCGGGCAGACCCGCGCCCGGGGCGCTGCGGGACTGGGGCAGGGCGGAGCGGGGCCCCCGCGGCCGGGAGGACCCCGGCGCCCCAGTCCCGCAGCAGCGCCCGCCGCCCCCGGTCTCCGCCTCCAAGCTGGGCGCGGAGCCGGCCCCCGCCCCCGGATGCCCCGCGTCCCCCGCTGCCTCGCGCCCCCGCTGCCCCGCGCCCCCCGCTGCCCCGCGGCCCGGCGGAGGAGGGGGCGCCGCGCCTACCTGGTCGGGAGCGGCGGGGCCGCGGTCGCCTGGCGGGGCCGTGACCTGCGGCGGAggcagcggcggcggcgaggCGGGCGCTTCCTTCAGGAAGGGGTGGGACCTgcgcgcccgcccgcccccgccgccgctgcCCGCACCCCGCTCCTCCCGGGGTCTCCGCCGCGAGGCCGCCCCCGAGAGCcgagcccccgcccccccccgagCCTCCGGCCGccgtccccccccacccccgggccccGAGTTCTTACCGGGCGCTGCGCCGCGCGGCACCGCCGAAGCGCCGCGTTCCCGAGCCCGCGTGGacgcgcccgccgccgcccgggGACGGGCAGGACGGAAC CGGCCGGGGCGGCTCCCCCCGCGGCAGGAGCGCGTCCCGCCCGCTTCCGACCCCGCTCGGCCGCGTCAGGGTGCGGGGAGACCGCAGTCCCGCGTCCTAGTCGCCCCCGCGCCCGACCTCGGCCGACCGGGCGCCGCGCCGGGGACCTCGGGCAGCCGCGAGCGACGCGCCATTGCTCCCCCGCCCGCGCGGGCTCCGGTTCCTCGCGGCCCCGCGGGaggacccccgcccccaccccaggacgGCCGCGGGCCGGGGGCGCCGGGCCACGCCCATCTCCTTTGGTCCGTGGCGGCTCAGGGCGCAGGGTTCAACCCCCGGCCCGACCCtctgcgcccctcccccaccggccCTGCTCACCCGGCGCGCGCCGATGTGCTGCTGCGTCCTCGGGGCCACCAGCCCGCCGCCTCTCGACGCCAGGGACCCTCCCCGAGCAGTGTGGGTGCGGCCCACCTGCTCGCAACGAAACTCCTGCTCGTCTGGACTCCCCTGAGGGTGTGCGCTGGGTCAGCCCGCGCGTGTCTGCGGAGACGGTCCCTCATCACACTCTCCACGGGATCCGTGAGTCCCTCCAAGTCCCATCCGTGA